In Cupriavidus basilensis, the following proteins share a genomic window:
- a CDS encoding mannose-1-phosphate guanylyltransferase/mannose-6-phosphate isomerase: METPAAIIPVVLCGGSGTRLWPLSREGYPKQFLRLLSNRSLLQDTLLRVQAIPGISAPMLVSNHAHRFMVAEQVREMGVENGSLILESHGRNTAPAAAVAALRATANGQDPILLLLPSDQLIRDTDAFVLAVGNGVPAAQAGAIVTFGVIPTEPATGYGYIKSGLPNGASVFDVDRFVEKPSHELASQYLAEGDYFWNSGMFLFRASAYLAELEKFAPEILTLAKEAVDQGHQDQDFFRLHSESLARCPSNSIDYAVMEHTRLARMVPMSAEWSDVGSWDAVWKVGEKTEEGNVAVGDVLLHDAKNCLIHSSHRLVAVAGLDNVMVVETPDAVLVVHREKTQDVKVLVDLVRKTGRSEATEHRKVYRPWGAYDSVDDGERYQVKRITVKPGAKLSQQMHHHRAEHWIVVKGTARVTCGHETFLLSENQSSYIPLGTVHRLENPGKLPLELIEVQSGSYLGEDDIVRFEDTYGRK, from the coding sequence ATGGAAACACCAGCCGCCATTATCCCGGTTGTACTTTGTGGAGGTTCTGGTACTCGCCTCTGGCCGCTTTCCCGCGAGGGCTATCCCAAGCAGTTCCTTCGGCTGCTGAGTAATCGGTCATTGCTTCAGGATACTCTGCTACGAGTGCAGGCAATCCCTGGCATTAGCGCGCCGATGTTGGTATCCAATCACGCACACCGATTCATGGTGGCCGAGCAAGTGCGCGAAATGGGGGTCGAGAACGGATCCCTGATTCTCGAGTCGCATGGGCGGAATACCGCGCCTGCGGCAGCCGTTGCAGCATTGCGAGCCACGGCAAACGGGCAAGATCCCATACTCTTGCTATTGCCCTCCGATCAGCTAATTCGCGATACAGATGCATTCGTGCTCGCAGTCGGCAATGGGGTACCTGCGGCGCAGGCGGGTGCAATTGTCACATTTGGCGTCATTCCCACCGAACCTGCCACCGGTTACGGCTACATCAAGTCTGGCTTGCCAAATGGGGCGTCCGTGTTTGACGTGGACCGGTTCGTTGAGAAGCCCTCGCATGAGCTAGCCAGCCAGTACCTGGCAGAGGGGGACTATTTCTGGAACAGCGGGATGTTCCTGTTTCGGGCATCTGCTTACTTAGCAGAACTGGAGAAATTCGCACCTGAGATACTCACGCTCGCAAAGGAGGCAGTCGACCAGGGCCATCAAGACCAGGACTTCTTCCGTCTGCACTCTGAATCCCTCGCACGTTGTCCGAGCAATTCGATTGACTACGCAGTTATGGAACATACCCGCCTCGCTCGCATGGTGCCAATGTCCGCCGAGTGGAGCGACGTCGGCTCATGGGATGCAGTTTGGAAAGTGGGAGAGAAGACTGAAGAGGGCAATGTGGCCGTCGGTGACGTGCTTTTGCACGACGCAAAGAATTGCCTGATTCACTCATCGCATCGGTTGGTCGCGGTTGCTGGTCTCGACAATGTAATGGTTGTGGAAACACCTGACGCCGTTCTGGTGGTACATCGGGAAAAGACGCAGGACGTGAAGGTGCTGGTGGATCTTGTTCGCAAGACTGGCCGAAGCGAGGCCACAGAGCACCGCAAAGTCTATCGCCCATGGGGCGCGTACGATTCGGTGGACGATGGCGAGCGGTATCAGGTGAAGCGCATCACTGTAAAGCCCGGCGCCAAACTTTCGCAGCAGATGCACCACCATCGTGCTGAGCACTGGATCGTGGTTAAAGGCACGGCGCGAGTAACTTGTGGACATGAGACCTTTTTACTATCCGAGAACCAATCGAGTTATATCCCTTTAGGCACAGTCCACAGGTTGGAGAATCCAGGAAAACTACCGCTTGAACTCATCGAGGTGCAGAGTGGCAGTTATCTTGGAGAAGACGACATCGTGCGCTTTGAAGACACATACGGACGCAAATGA